Part of the Planococcus plakortidis genome is shown below.
ACCTGTTCGCTCATCACTTTGGTCATATTGGAAATGGTTTGCGGCGTGTAGTGATGGCCGTACATTTTCTCGATCAGATCCGAAATCTCGGACATGGTGACGCCTTTTTGGAACATGTGGATGACGAACGACTCCAGCGTATCATTCGAGCGCTTGTATGGAGCGACCGTCTGTTGGTTGAATTCGCCGTTCCGGTCCCGTGGCATCGAAAGCTCTAAATCCCCATACTCCGTATGGAGTGTCCGCGTGTAGGCACCGTTCCGCGAATTGCCCGAATTGAACCCGATGCGGTCGTATTTTTCGTAATCTAGGAACGCCGTTAGTTCCGTTTGAAGAAGTGCATTCACCGCTGTCTCCAGGTGCATCCGAAAAACTTCGGAGATGTCTCCTTTTTTTACTAGAGCTTGCATAATATCTGTTGTAAACTGAGTCATAGGGAAGGCCTCTTTTCTGTGAATTGGTTGTGGTGACTTAATTCTACAAGAAAAGGTCTTCCTTTTTCTATTTATTCATTTACACAAGATATTTTACGCTCTCAAATTTTTTCAACTTTTATCCATAACTTTGTCACTATTTTTGCACAAGATATTCACATATTAGGTTTACAGTAGCAATATAATAAATACGAAAGAAGGGTAAACAATGCGTGAATTTCTTAAGTTGATCGGGCTCATGGTTTTTTTGTTACTAATTCTATCTGCTTGTTCTGGTAATAGTGGTGGAATGGATTCAAATATGATGAACGGAGAAGATTCTGACCAAAGTATGGGAGGGATGAATCAAGGGGGAATGGGTTCAATGATGGATCATGGGAATGTACCTTCCCTTGCCTCTTCTGAGGGTTCCAATGAATTAACTATACCTCCATTGCTTGAAAAGCAGCAGGGTCAAAATTATGATTATGAAGTCGTTGCCCAACAAGGAACTACCGAGTTTTACAAAGGAATATCAACGGAAACTTACGGATATAATGGCGACTTACTAGGCCCCACTCTCACAATAGAAGAAGGCGAAAAAGTGGAGGTTAAAATTACAAATGACTTAAACGAACCTACTACATTTCATTGGCACGGACTTGAAGTTGCTGGTGAGATAGATGGAGGACCTCTTGATGAAATCCAACCTGGAGAAAGTCGGATTATAACGCTCGAAGCAGATCAACCAGCGGCAACTTTATGGTATCATCCACACGTTCATGAAATGACCGCTGAGCAAGTATATAGAGGCTTATCTGGTATGTTGCTTATCGATAGCTCCGATAAGGAAGAACTAGCTATACCTAACGATTATGGAGTTAACGATATTCCCTTGATTTTCCAAGATCGCCTTTTTAGTGAAGACAAACAGTTGAATTACAACCAACTTATGGATGAAGATGGCACATTAGGAGACGTTTCTATCGTGAATGGCACAATCAATCCTAAATTAACGATTACAAAACCAATTATGCGTTTCCGTGTATTAAATGGATCGAATGCACGAAACTACACATTTAGTTTAAGCAATGACGCTAGCTTTACTCAAATTGCTTCTGATGGAAGTTTGCTCGATGAACCTGTAGAAATACAAGAATTAACATTAGCGGCATCAGAGCGCGCAGAAATTTTGATAGATTTTTCAAAACTAACAGCCGAAGAATCACTCGCTATCATAAACGATGAAGGCGTTGAATTATTGCCATTTGATGTGAAACTTGAAGATGCTACTGCAAATCCAACGGAAAAGTGGACGACAGAGGAGCCATTCTTAACGCCGGAAGAAAAAGAAATGCCTATTGAAAAAAACATTGAATTGTTTGGCATGATGGATATGGTAACGATTAACGGCAAAAAATTTGATGCCGATCGCATTGACTTACGCCAAGAACAAGGCGTTACTGAAGTATGGGAAGTGTACAATAAGAAGGATATGATGGGTGGTATGATTCATCCGTTTCACATTCATGGGACGCAATTTAAAGTGATTTCTCGTGACGGCAAGGAAGTAGACCCTAGCGAACAAGGCTTGAAAGATAGTGTATTAGTTAATCCAGGTGAAAAAGTGAAATTGCTCGTGACGTTTCCAGAGAAAGGTGTATATGTTTTTCACTGTCACATCTTAGAGCATGAAGATAGTGGCATGATGGGACAAATTGAAATCTATTGAAGAATAAGACACCCGCAAGAAGTTCCTAGGGAACTTCTTGCGGGTGTCTTTCAACTCGATTTTAAAACATTT
Proteins encoded:
- a CDS encoding multicopper oxidase family protein encodes the protein MREFLKLIGLMVFLLLILSACSGNSGGMDSNMMNGEDSDQSMGGMNQGGMGSMMDHGNVPSLASSEGSNELTIPPLLEKQQGQNYDYEVVAQQGTTEFYKGISTETYGYNGDLLGPTLTIEEGEKVEVKITNDLNEPTTFHWHGLEVAGEIDGGPLDEIQPGESRIITLEADQPAATLWYHPHVHEMTAEQVYRGLSGMLLIDSSDKEELAIPNDYGVNDIPLIFQDRLFSEDKQLNYNQLMDEDGTLGDVSIVNGTINPKLTITKPIMRFRVLNGSNARNYTFSLSNDASFTQIASDGSLLDEPVEIQELTLAASERAEILIDFSKLTAEESLAIINDEGVELLPFDVKLEDATANPTEKWTTEEPFLTPEEKEMPIEKNIELFGMMDMVTINGKKFDADRIDLRQEQGVTEVWEVYNKKDMMGGMIHPFHIHGTQFKVISRDGKEVDPSEQGLKDSVLVNPGEKVKLLVTFPEKGVYVFHCHILEHEDSGMMGQIEIY